From one Humulus lupulus chromosome 8, drHumLupu1.1, whole genome shotgun sequence genomic stretch:
- the LOC133796473 gene encoding photosynthetic NDH subunit of subcomplex B 1, chloroplastic: MAATPLLPKSFSPFLKKPPLLPQTHFVKLAFLNSRRPKRPSLKTHAGDNKDHWLDFFDDGEDPDMEYGSLFTDGKQEEDPRPPDNPVNPYGFLKFPMGFNVEIAPLGLKVRGDVRRCCCMVSGGVYENLLFFPVIQLIKDRYPGVLIDVVSSERGKQVYELNKNVRWATVYDIDDHFPEPAEYTDMVGVLKNRYYDMVLSTKLAGFGHGAFMFMTTARDRVSYTYPDVNAAGAELFLSKTFKADSSNLSDGGYHMYHKMADWLGKPFRSVPRESVLPLKVSISRKLKEVVEEKYKKTGAERGKYVVIHGIQSDSKASMQSKGDTDSLLPIQVWAEITSGLREFRPVFVIPHEREREDVEYAVGDDASIVLITTPGQLAALINDSAGVIATNTAAIQLANARDKPSIALLCSEEKGNLFIPNAEEKNCVVVSSKTGKLIDINVEDVKKALPLFNMSLALV; encoded by the exons ATGGCGGCAACTcctcttcttcccaaatctttcTCCCCATTTCTCAAAAAGCCACCTTTACTTCCCCAAACCCATTTCGTCAAACTCGCTTTCTTGAACTCTCGTCGTCCCAAGAGACCATCACTCAAAACCCATGCCGGAGACAACAAGGACCACTGGCTCGACTTTTTCGACGACGGAGAGGACCCAGACATGGAATATGGCTCCTTATTCACCGATGGAAAGCAAGAAGAGGATCCGAGACCCCCTGATAACCCCGTTAACCCATATGGTTTTCTCAAATTCCCAATGGGATTCAATGTGGAGATTGCTCCTCTCGGTCTGAAAGTCAGAGGAGATGTTAGGAGGTGTTGTTGCATGGTCTCTGGTGGTGTTTATGAGAATTTGCTGTTTTTTCCGGTAATTCAGTTGATTAAGGATCGTTACCCGGGAGTTCTAATCGACGTCGTTTCATCTGAGAGAGGAAAGCAAGTTTATGAATTGAACAAGAATGTGAGGTGGGCTACTGTCTATGACATTGATGATCATTTTCCTGAACCAGCTGAGTATACTGATATGGTTGGAGTTCTTAAG AATAGGTACTACGATATGGTGTTGTCAACAAAGCTAGCAGGGTTTGGCCATGGAGCCTTCATGTTTATGACAACAGCTCGGGACAGAGTTAGCTACACCTACCCTGATGTTAATGCTGCTGGAGCTGAATTGTTTCTCTCCAAAACATTCAAAGCAGACAGTTCGAATCTCTCTGATGGAGGGTACCACAT GTATCATAAGATGGCTGATTGGTTGGGAAAACCATTTCGGAGTGTGCCACGGGAATCAGTGCTCCCACTTAAAGTGTCGATTTCCAGGAAGCTGAAGGAGGTTGTAGAGGAGAAATATAAGAAAACAGGTGCAGAGAGAGGGAAATATGTTGTGATTCATGGGATACAATCAGATTCAAAGGCCTCAATGCAGTCTAAAGGTGATACTGATAGCTTGCTACCCATCCAAGTGTGGGCAGAAATAACAAGTGGTTTAAG GGAATTTAGACCAGTTTTTGTCATTCCacatgagagagaaagagaagatgtTGAGTATGCTGTTGGGGATGATGCTAGCATTGTATTAATCACAACCCCTGGACAG CTTGCTGCTCTTATCAATGATTCAGCTGGGGTGATAGCCACAAACACAGCAGCCATCCAATTAGCAAATGCACGAGATAAACCAAG taTCGCATTGTTGTGTTCAGAAGAGAAAGGGAACCTGTTCATTCCTAACGCTGAAGAGAAGAATTGTGTTGTAGTTTCCTCTAAGACTGGAAAACTTATAGATATCAATGTTGAAGATGTAAAGAAAGCACTTCCACTCTTTAATATGTCCTTAGCTCTAGTATAG
- the LOC133796474 gene encoding phosphatidyl-N-methylethanolamine N-methyltransferase, whose product MGVAAAIGVIAPFPFYYWLWTYPQTWVDLCGKGRDPSKVMALVSHFLKLIQFVSLFSVSTLSWLPPLYFWPLFAFGQFLNFRVYQLLGESGTYYGVRFGKNIPWVTEFPFGYIQDPQYVGSIVSLFACLSWVPFQYILLWTLGYVFIIHIESKEDPTTRAKPIS is encoded by the exons ATGGGGGTAGCAGCAGCTATAGGAGTAATCGCACCATTCCCATTCTACTACTGGTTATGGACTTATCCTCAAACATGGGTCGACTTGTGTGGAAAAGGTCGGGACCCATCGAAAGTGATGGCTTTGGTCTCCCATTTCCTCAAGCTAATCCAGTTCGTCTCTCTCTTCTCTGTCTCCACTCTCTCATGGCTTCCCCCTCTCTACTTTTGGCCCCTTTTTGCATTTGGCCAGTTCCTCAACTTCAG GGTGTATCAATTACTTGGTGAATCTGGCACTTACTATGGAGTACGCTTTGGGAAGAACATTCCATGGGTGACAGAATTTCCATTTGGATACATACAAGATCCTCAGTATGTAGGAAGCATTGTGAGTTTATTCGCTTGTTTATCTTGGGTGCCCTTTCAATACATTCTTCTGTGGACACTAGGATATGTGTTTATAATACACATAGAATCGAAGGAAGATCCTACCACTCGTGCCAAGCCAATCTCTTAA